The Bombus fervidus isolate BK054 chromosome 6, iyBomFerv1, whole genome shotgun sequence genome contains a region encoding:
- the LOC139988111 gene encoding oligoribonuclease isoform X2 — MNTNRGKSNLNDYIVWLDMEMSGLDVNTSKILEIACLITNKDLKVVSRDLNIIIHQPDEILNNMNDWCLATHQKTGLINESRLSRTTVENAEQIVLKYLKTYIEEEATCPLAGSSVYIDRMFLYKYMPLVNNYLHYRIIDTSTIKELIKRWNINIPTFKKDHVHRALPDVKESIRELQYYKDHILNL, encoded by the exons ATGAATACAAATAGGGGAAAAAGTAATTTGAATGATTACATTGTTTGGTTAGATATGGAA ATGAGTGGCCTTGATGTAAATACATCtaaaattttggaaatagCATGCTTAATCACTAATAAAGATTTAAAAGTAGTAAGCAGggatttaaacattattatacATCAGCCagatgaaatattaaacaatatgAATGACTGGTGCTTGGCAACTCATCAAAAA aCAGGATTAATCAATGAGTCCCGTTTAAGTAGAACTACAGTAGAAAATGCTGAACAGATTGTactaaagtatttaaaaacatatattgAAGAAGAAGCAACATGCCCATTAGCAGGAAGTTCAGTTTATATAGATCGCatgtttttgtataaatatatgccattagttaataattatttacattatagaattattgatACTTCTActattaaagaattaattaa gagatggaatataaatatacctaCCTTTAAAAAAGATCATGTTCATAGAGCATTGCCTGATGTAAAAGAAAGTATAAGagaattacaatattataaagaTCATATATTGAATCTATGA
- the Phax gene encoding phosphorylated adaptor for RNA export isoform X1, with product MEAEPLELEDGEVIDDEASDIETYNVLKRPHAVPNKEENIKMGYSDESDDSADSESDSDSDSGHIKSKRPKLKLKRSRNMTKNWSDKNDKYKIWCPQLQEETLTENLVLCGVTKKQNQDRSVESYNIPHRYSFNGTWNMEHRNNNSSEDEKDVERRLTNKRTNSDRTNVKLRLGKKRNSMDIDNQKGAARKIADLSTTVESTDSDVATDITSKLSEKKDLLIRRIVDIIGKEKAIDFFQKTKNIEERGGMLIMNGSRRRTAGGVYLWLVKNDEHIPREKISEIFYYDKKEHAEQRKADAVARRQKAQELIKCLENGSEKDLPALLTKAELSTREIAEEARLRRGEGMDRMPVDSDRTMTNPPPSPVTDDPDHSEHPLVQRHVQSYGDDFLDIGIDIDSMEVL from the exons ATGGAAGCAGAACCTTTAGAACTTGAAGATGGTGAAGTTATAGATGATGAG gcAAGCGATATTGAAACATATAATGTCCTAAAAAGACCTCATGCAGTtccaaataaagaagaaaatataaaaatgggCTATAGCGATGAGTCTGATGATTCTGCAGATTCTGAAAGTGATTCTGATTCAGATTCTGGAcatattaaaagtaaaagacCTAAATTAAAACTGAAACGATCTAGAAATATGACAAAAAATTGGTcagataaaaatgataaatataaaatatggtGTCCTCAGTTACAAGAAGAAACTTTAACAGAAAATCTAGTATTATGTGGTGTAACTAAAAAACAGAATCAAGATCGTAGTGTTGAGAGTTATAACATTCCACACCGTTATTCTTTTAATGGGACTTGGAATATGGAGCACCGCAATAATAATAGCTCAGAAGATGAAAAGGATGTGGAGAGAAGGCTAACAAATAAAAGGACAAATTCTGATAGAACTAATGTTAAATTGAGATTAGGAAAGAAACGTAATTCGATGGACATAGATAATCAAAAAGGAGCTGCTAGAAAAATAGCAGATTTAAGTACAACAGTTGAATCAACTGATTCAGATGTGGCTACTGACATAACATCAAAACTTAGTGAGAAAAAGGATCTTCTTATAA GGAGGATTGTAGATATAATTGGTAAAGAAAAAGCCATTGATTTCTTTcaaaaaactaaaaatattgaagaaaGGGGTGGTATGTTAATAATGAATGGATCTAGAAGAAGAACTGCAGGAGGTGTATATTTGTGGTTAGTAAAAAATGATGAACATATCCCACGAGAAAAAATAAGTGAGATCTTTTATTATGATAAAAAAGAACATGCTGAACAAAGGAAAGCTGATGCCGTTGCAAGAAGACAGAAAGCACAAGAATTAATAAAGTGTTTAGAAA ATGGTTCAGAAAAAGATCTTCCTGCCTTACTAACAAAAGCAGAACTTTCCACAAGAGAAATAGCAGAAGAAGCAAGATTAAGACGTGGAGAAGGTATGGATAGAATGCCAGTTGATTCTGATCGGACAATGACTAATCCGCCACCTAGTCCTGTAACAGATGATCCAGATCATTCAGAGCATCCACTTGTACAAAGGCATGTTCAAAGTTATGGAGACGATTTCCTTGATATTGGAATAGACATAGACAGTATGGAAgtactttaa
- the LOC139988111 gene encoding oligoribonuclease isoform X1 yields the protein MKTIFAYCLKWSKNCLRINVPRYFHTAKSPVLFMNTNRGKSNLNDYIVWLDMEMSGLDVNTSKILEIACLITNKDLKVVSRDLNIIIHQPDEILNNMNDWCLATHQKTGLINESRLSRTTVENAEQIVLKYLKTYIEEEATCPLAGSSVYIDRMFLYKYMPLVNNYLHYRIIDTSTIKELIKRWNINIPTFKKDHVHRALPDVKESIRELQYYKDHILNL from the exons atgaagaCGATTTTTGCATATTGTTTGAAATGGTCAAAAAATTGCCTTCGAATAAATGTTCCTCGTTATTTCCATACTG CTAAATCACCTGTGCTATTCATGAATACAAATAGGGGAAAAAGTAATTTGAATGATTACATTGTTTGGTTAGATATGGAA ATGAGTGGCCTTGATGTAAATACATCtaaaattttggaaatagCATGCTTAATCACTAATAAAGATTTAAAAGTAGTAAGCAGggatttaaacattattatacATCAGCCagatgaaatattaaacaatatgAATGACTGGTGCTTGGCAACTCATCAAAAA aCAGGATTAATCAATGAGTCCCGTTTAAGTAGAACTACAGTAGAAAATGCTGAACAGATTGTactaaagtatttaaaaacatatattgAAGAAGAAGCAACATGCCCATTAGCAGGAAGTTCAGTTTATATAGATCGCatgtttttgtataaatatatgccattagttaataattatttacattatagaattattgatACTTCTActattaaagaattaattaa gagatggaatataaatatacctaCCTTTAAAAAAGATCATGTTCATAGAGCATTGCCTGATGTAAAAGAAAGTATAAGagaattacaatattataaagaTCATATATTGAATCTATGA
- the Phax gene encoding phosphorylated adaptor for RNA export isoform X2, which translates to MGYSDESDDSADSESDSDSDSGHIKSKRPKLKLKRSRNMTKNWSDKNDKYKIWCPQLQEETLTENLVLCGVTKKQNQDRSVESYNIPHRYSFNGTWNMEHRNNNSSEDEKDVERRLTNKRTNSDRTNVKLRLGKKRNSMDIDNQKGAARKIADLSTTVESTDSDVATDITSKLSEKKDLLIRRIVDIIGKEKAIDFFQKTKNIEERGGMLIMNGSRRRTAGGVYLWLVKNDEHIPREKISEIFYYDKKEHAEQRKADAVARRQKAQELIKCLENGSEKDLPALLTKAELSTREIAEEARLRRGEGMDRMPVDSDRTMTNPPPSPVTDDPDHSEHPLVQRHVQSYGDDFLDIGIDIDSMEVL; encoded by the exons atgggCTATAGCGATGAGTCTGATGATTCTGCAGATTCTGAAAGTGATTCTGATTCAGATTCTGGAcatattaaaagtaaaagacCTAAATTAAAACTGAAACGATCTAGAAATATGACAAAAAATTGGTcagataaaaatgataaatataaaatatggtGTCCTCAGTTACAAGAAGAAACTTTAACAGAAAATCTAGTATTATGTGGTGTAACTAAAAAACAGAATCAAGATCGTAGTGTTGAGAGTTATAACATTCCACACCGTTATTCTTTTAATGGGACTTGGAATATGGAGCACCGCAATAATAATAGCTCAGAAGATGAAAAGGATGTGGAGAGAAGGCTAACAAATAAAAGGACAAATTCTGATAGAACTAATGTTAAATTGAGATTAGGAAAGAAACGTAATTCGATGGACATAGATAATCAAAAAGGAGCTGCTAGAAAAATAGCAGATTTAAGTACAACAGTTGAATCAACTGATTCAGATGTGGCTACTGACATAACATCAAAACTTAGTGAGAAAAAGGATCTTCTTATAA GGAGGATTGTAGATATAATTGGTAAAGAAAAAGCCATTGATTTCTTTcaaaaaactaaaaatattgaagaaaGGGGTGGTATGTTAATAATGAATGGATCTAGAAGAAGAACTGCAGGAGGTGTATATTTGTGGTTAGTAAAAAATGATGAACATATCCCACGAGAAAAAATAAGTGAGATCTTTTATTATGATAAAAAAGAACATGCTGAACAAAGGAAAGCTGATGCCGTTGCAAGAAGACAGAAAGCACAAGAATTAATAAAGTGTTTAGAAA ATGGTTCAGAAAAAGATCTTCCTGCCTTACTAACAAAAGCAGAACTTTCCACAAGAGAAATAGCAGAAGAAGCAAGATTAAGACGTGGAGAAGGTATGGATAGAATGCCAGTTGATTCTGATCGGACAATGACTAATCCGCCACCTAGTCCTGTAACAGATGATCCAGATCATTCAGAGCATCCACTTGTACAAAGGCATGTTCAAAGTTATGGAGACGATTTCCTTGATATTGGAATAGACATAGACAGTATGGAAgtactttaa